From Deltaproteobacteria bacterium, the proteins below share one genomic window:
- a CDS encoding cold-shock protein yields MAERETGTVKWFNESKGFGFIQRDNGGDVFVHYRSISGAGFRTLAEGQKVEFTVVQGEKGLKAENVTAA; encoded by the coding sequence ATGGCAGAGCGTGAAACCGGCACGGTGAAGTGGTTCAACGAATCCAAAGGCTTTGGCTTCATTCAGAGGGACAACGGCGGCGACGTGTTCGTACACTACCGCTCCATCAGCGGCGCGGGCTTCCGTACCCTGGCCGAAGGCCAGAAGGTGGAGTTCACCGTGGTCCAGGGCGAAAAAGGCTTGAAGGCTGAAAACGTAACAGCGGCCTAG
- a CDS encoding phenylacetate--CoA ligase, producing the protein MIFNMEFETLPREALAAIQLRRLIGVAERVYATVPFYRKKFTEAGVRPSDIKSLADLSRLPFTYKQDLRDNYPFGMFAVPMDNVVRIHASSGTTGKPTVVGYTARDISTWSELMARSLSAGGATRDDIIHNAYGYGLFTGGLGVHYGAERLGASVIPISGGNTRRQIMIMKDFGPTILTCTPSYALHLAEAAEEMGVDFESLKFKSGIFGAEPWSEQMREEIEKKLYLSALDIYGLSEVIGPGVAIECLEEKKGLHIFEDHFIAEIINPDTGEVLPPGETGELVFTTITKEAFPIIRYRTRDITSLNYAPCKCGRTMVRMKKVSGRTDDMLIIRGVNVFPSQIESVLMEMTEVSPHYQLVVDREGTLDTLTVMVEVNEASFSDEVKTLQSLEARITKNIRETLAVAVKVKLVEPKTIARSEGKAQRVIDNRKR; encoded by the coding sequence ATGATCTTCAACATGGAGTTTGAAACCCTGCCCCGCGAGGCCCTGGCCGCCATCCAGCTCCGCAGGCTGATCGGCGTGGCCGAACGGGTTTACGCCACCGTGCCCTTTTATCGCAAGAAGTTCACCGAGGCGGGAGTCAGGCCCTCGGACATAAAGAGCCTCGCCGACCTGTCCCGGCTTCCCTTCACCTATAAGCAGGACCTTAGGGACAACTACCCCTTCGGCATGTTCGCCGTGCCCATGGACAACGTGGTGCGCATCCACGCCTCCTCCGGCACCACCGGAAAGCCCACAGTGGTGGGCTACACGGCCCGCGACATTTCCACCTGGAGCGAACTCATGGCCCGCAGCCTTTCGGCGGGCGGGGCCACCCGCGACGACATAATCCACAACGCCTACGGCTACGGCCTCTTCACCGGCGGCCTTGGGGTGCATTACGGAGCCGAGCGCCTGGGAGCCTCGGTGATCCCCATCTCAGGCGGAAACACCCGCCGCCAGATAATGATAATGAAGGATTTCGGCCCCACCATCCTCACCTGCACGCCCTCCTACGCCCTGCACCTTGCCGAGGCCGCAGAGGAGATGGGGGTCGATTTCGAGAGCCTGAAATTCAAGAGCGGCATCTTCGGGGCCGAGCCCTGGAGCGAGCAGATGCGGGAGGAGATCGAAAAGAAGCTCTACCTTTCGGCTCTCGACATCTACGGTCTTTCCGAGGTCATAGGCCCAGGCGTGGCCATAGAGTGCCTGGAGGAGAAAAAGGGCCTGCACATCTTCGAGGACCACTTCATAGCCGAGATCATAAACCCGGACACGGGCGAAGTGCTGCCCCCCGGCGAGACCGGCGAGCTGGTCTTCACCACCATCACCAAGGAAGCCTTTCCCATAATCCGGTACCGCACCCGCGACATCACGTCCTTGAATTACGCCCCCTGCAAGTGCGGGCGAACCATGGTGCGCATGAAAAAGGTTTCGGGCCGCACCGACGACATGCTCATAATTCGCGGCGTGAACGTCTTCCCCAGCCAGATCGAGTCGGTCCTGATGGAAATGACCGAGGTCAGCCCCCACTACCAGTTGGTGGTGGACCGCGAAGGCACCCTGGACACCCTCACCGTTATGGTGGAGGTGAACGAGGCGTCCTTCTCCGACGAGGTGAAGACCCTCCAGAGCCTGGAGGCCCGCATCACCAAGAATATACGGGAAACCCTGGCCGTGGCCGTCAAGGTGAAGCTGGTGGAGCCAAAAACCATAGCGCGCAGTGAAGGCAAGGCGCAGCGGGTTATTGACAACAGGAAACGCTAG